A DNA window from Castanea sativa cultivar Marrone di Chiusa Pesio chromosome 7, ASM4071231v1 contains the following coding sequences:
- the LOC142642650 gene encoding 7-deoxyloganetin glucosyltransferase-like: MHMRTHETEKEMDMKTVVADKPHAVCIPFPAQSHIKAMLKFSKLLHHRGFHITFVNTEFNHQRFLKTNGPNSLDGLPDFRFKTIPDSLPPMDPDATQDLHSLCDSIMKNFLAPFSHLLSKLNNATSNIPPVTCIISDGFMPFTVMAAQELKVPIVMCFSMAACSVMSFTCFPPLKDKGVIPLKDESYLTNGYLDTVIDWIPGMRPICLKDLPSYVRTIDPNDVILNLIIETAKRALEASKVIVQTFDVLEQEVLDALSTMFSHVYAIGPLQPLLNQLPNDPLESIGYSLWKEETHCLNWLNSKPPNSVLYVNFGSVAVMTPLQLIEFGWGLTNSKQPFLWVIRPDLVVGELGTSPLEFEIETKERSLIISWCPQEKVLNHPSVGGFLTHCGWNSISESLCAGMPMLCCPFIADQQTNCKYTCNEWGIGMEINNDAKREEVEKTVRELMEEDKGKKMKKKALEWKKLAEDATDPLGSSSINLNNLVSEVLLSKGQMF, translated from the exons ATGCATATGCGCACACACGAAACGGAAAAGGAAATGGATATGAAGACAGTTGTAGCAGATAAGCCTCACGCAGTTTGTATTCCATTCCCAGCTCAAAGCCACATAAAGGCAATGCTAAAGTTTTCAAAGCTTCTTCATCATAGAGGTTTTCATATAACCTTTGTCAACACTGAGTTTAATCACCAACGTTTTCTGAAAACTAATGGTCCTAACTCCTTAGATGGCTTGCCTGACTTTCGATTTAAAACTATTCCAGACAGCCTCCCTCCCATGGATCCCGATGCCACCCAAGACCTTCATTCTCTTTGTGATTCCATTATGAAAAACTTTTTGGCTCCATTTTCTCACCTCCTTTCAAAACTCAACAATGCAACATCAAACATTCCTCCAGTGACTTGTATTATCTCAGATGGTTTCATGCCCTTCACCGTTATGGCTGCTCAGGAACTCAAAGTCCCTATTGTAATGTGCTTCTCTATGGCTGCTTGCAGTGTAATGAGTTTTACATGTTTTCCTCCCCTCAAGGACAAAGGTGTCATACCACTTAAAG ATGAAAGCTATTTAACAAATGGGTATCTAGACACTGTTATAGATTGGATTCCAGGTATGAGACCCATTTGTCTAAAGGATCTACCAAGTTATGTTCGAACCATTGATCCAAATGATGTTATCCTTAATCTTATAATCGAAACAGCGAAGAGAGCTCTTGAAGCTTCAAAAGTTATTGTTCAAACATTCGACGTGTTAGAGCAAGAAGTTTTGGATGCTCTCTCAACCATGTTTTCTCATGTATATGCCATTGGTCCTCTCCAACCACTACTCAATCAATTGCCCAATGACCCTTTGGAATCAATTGGGTATAGTTTATGGAAGGAAGAAACTCATTGCCTCAATTGGCTTAATTCTAAGCCACCTAACTCAGTGTTATATGTGAATTTTGGCAGCGTAGCTGTTATGACACCATTACAGTTAATTGAGTTTGGTTGGGGACTTACAAATAGTAAACAACCATTTTTGTGGGTAATTAGGCCTGATTTAGTTGTTGGAGAATTAGGGACTTCACCACTTGAATTCGAGATAGAAACGAAAGAAAGATCTCTAATAATTAGTTGGTGCCCTCAAGAAAAAGTGCTAAATCACCCTTCTGTTGGAGGGTTCTTAACACATTGTGGGTGGAATTCAATTAGTGAAAGTTTGTGTGCAGGAATGCCAATGCTTTGTTGCCCATTCATTGCAGATCAACAAACAAATTGCAAGTATACTTGCAATGAATGGGGCATTGGCATGGAGATCAATAATGATGCCAAGAGAGAAGAAGTGGAGAAGACTGTGAGAGAGTTGATGGAAGAAGACAAGggtaaaaaaatgaagaaaaaggcCTTGGAGTGGAAAAAATTGGCCGAAGATGCAACTGATCCACTTGGTTCTTCATCCATCAATTTAAATAATCTTGTGAGTGAAGTGCTTTTATCAAAAGGCCAAATGTTTTAG